In the Aneurinibacillus soli genome, one interval contains:
- the infC gene encoding translation initiation factor IF-3, with amino-acid sequence MRAQCVRIFLLWSKFLWRWQVISKEHLVNEEIRAREVRLIDSEGQQAGIVPLREALRLAQEKELDLVNIAPTAKPPVCRIMDYGKFRYEQQKKEKESRKNQKVVEIKEVRLSPTIEEHDFQTKLRNAVKFLENGNKVKLTIRFRGRAITHAEIGQQVMEKLAKEVEHLCAVERKPKIEGRSMIMILAPKTDK; translated from the coding sequence ATGCGGGCGCAGTGCGTCCGCATTTTTTTGCTTTGGTCCAAATTCCTTTGGAGGTGGCAGGTTATTAGCAAGGAGCATTTAGTCAACGAGGAAATCCGTGCTCGTGAGGTTCGTTTGATTGATTCGGAAGGCCAGCAGGCAGGGATTGTACCGTTACGTGAAGCGCTTCGCTTGGCGCAAGAAAAAGAACTCGATCTGGTGAACATAGCGCCTACCGCAAAGCCGCCAGTGTGCCGGATCATGGATTACGGTAAGTTCCGGTATGAACAGCAGAAGAAGGAAAAAGAATCTCGTAAAAACCAGAAAGTGGTGGAGATTAAAGAAGTTCGGCTTTCTCCAACCATTGAAGAACATGATTTCCAAACGAAGCTGCGCAATGCTGTGAAGTTTCTTGAAAATGGAAATAAAGTGAAGCTGACGATTCGTTTCCGTGGACGTGCCATTACACATGCTGAGATTGGTCAGCAGGTAATGGAGAAGCTCGCTAAAGAAGTGGAGCATCTGTGTGCGGTTGAACGTAAGCCGAAAATTGAAGGGCGTAGCATGATTATGATTCTCGCCCCGAAAACAGACAAGTAA